Proteins from one Cryptomeria japonica chromosome 4, Sugi_1.0, whole genome shotgun sequence genomic window:
- the LOC131036097 gene encoding uncharacterized protein LOC131036097 produces MGIRQHFLDYIPMMILRDVVTNEFIEFANGNGLSVDALRHRSKKDAHSWWYFHGTCFQHLQPLAIKVLSQVASSSASERNWSTYSFIHSVKRNRLLSKRAENLVYVHSNLRLLSHKQHDYTQGETKMWDIEPEHTDLDAPGSQLLALTLDDSEIEPTYSASASGIGLCNVNVNEDEEEEEEEDEELDDPFDD; encoded by the exons atgggtataaggcagcatttcttagactatatcccgatgatgattttgcgagatgttgttacaaatgagttcatagaattcgcaaatgggaatggtctaagtgttgatgcacttcgtcatagatccaagaaagatgctcatagctggtggtacttccatggcacatgcttccaacacctacaacccctcgctataaaagttttatcacaa gttgctagttcatctgcttcagaaagaaattggagcacatactctttcatccactcagtaaagcgcaataggctgctatcaaaaagagcggagaatttagtatatgtgcattccaacctacgtcttctttcacacaaacaacatgactacacacaaggggaaacaaagatgtgggatatagagccagagcatactgatttggatgctcctggttctcagcttcttgcattgacacttgatgactcggaaattgagccaacttatagtgcaagtgcaagtggcattggcttatgtaatgtcaatgtcaatgaggatgaggaggaggaggaggaggaggatgaagaattagatgatccatttgatgattaa